In one window of Miscanthus floridulus cultivar M001 chromosome 12, ASM1932011v1, whole genome shotgun sequence DNA:
- the LOC136496869 gene encoding probable low-specificity L-threonine aldolase 2, with translation MASKVVDLRSDTVTKPSEAMRAAMAAADVDDDVLGADPTAQRFEAEMAAIMGKEAALFVPSGTMGNLISVLVHCDVRGSEAILGDNSHIHVYENGGISTIGGVHPRTVPNNPDGTMDIDKIVAAIRHPDLHYPTTRLICLENTHGNSGGKCLSVEYTDMVGEIAKSHGLKLHIDGARIFNASVALGVPVDRLVNAADSVSVCLSKGLGAPVGSVIVGSKAFIDKAKILRKTLGGGMRQVGVLCAAAHVAVRETVGKLADDHRKAKVLAEGLKKIEQLTVDSASVETNMVFFDTMDPRISPDKLCAVLEQHNVLAMPASSKSIRFVIHYQISDSDVQYALTCVEKAVEELLKGGTEFEHLTNGTTKNSYGH, from the exons ATGGCGAGCAAGGTGGTGGACCTCCGGTCGGACACGGTCACCAAGCCCTCCGAGGCCATgcgggccgccatggccgccgccgacgtcgacgacgacgtcCTGGGCGCCGACCCGACCGCGCAGCGCTTCGAGGCGGAGATGGCCGCGATCATGGGCAAGGAGGCCGCGCTCTTCGTGCCGTCGGGCACCATGGGCAACCTCATCTCCGTCCTCGTGCACTGCGACGTCAGGGGCAGCGAGGCCATCCTCGGCGACAACTCGCACATCCACGTCTACGAGAACGGGGGCATCTCCACCATCGGCGGCGTGCACCCCAGGACCGTGCCCAACAACCCCGACGGCACCATGGATATTGACAAGATCGTTGCCGCCATCAGGCATCCTGATCTTCATTACCCGACGACCAGGCTGATCTGCTTGGAGAATACACATGGGAA TTCTGGTGGAAAATGTTTATCTGTAGAATACACTGACATGGTTGGTGAAATTGCCAAGAGCCATGGCTTGAAGCTTCATATTGATGGAGCTCGCATCTTTAACGCGTCTGTG GCACTTGGGGTTCCTGTAGATAGACTTGTCAATGCTGCTGATTCAGTTTCG GTATGCCTATCAAAAGGATTAGGTGCACCCGTGGGATCAGTTATTGTTGGTTCGAAGGCCTTCATTGACAAG GCCAAAATTCTCCGAAAGACCCTAGGTGGTGGAATGAGACAGGTGGGAGTTCTttgtgctgctgctcatgttgccGTTCGTGAAACTGTGGGAAAGCTCGCGGATGACCACAGAAAGGCTAAAGTTTTGGCAG AGGGACTGAAGAAAATTGAACAGCTTACAGTGGATTCAGCTTCGGTCGAGACAAATATG GTATTCTTTGATACCATGGATCCAAGAATATCACCTGACAAACTGTGTGCAGTCTTGGAACAACACAATGTGCTTGCAATGCCAGCTAGTTCAAAAAG TATTAGGTTTGTCATCCATTACCAAATTTCAGACAGTGATGTTCAGTATGCATTGACATGTGTTGAG AAAGCCGTTGAAGAACTACTGAAAGGCGGTACTGAATTCGAGCATCTGACAAACGGAACTACCAAAAACTCATATGGGCACTAG